Part of the Lichenicola cladoniae genome is shown below.
CGCTTCCGTCCGGCCGCCTGACGGGCACGGCGAGGGAGCGAAGCCCCTGCTCGAGTTCCTCGTCGAGAAGGCAGTAGCCGTCCCGTTCAACACAATGCAGCAGGTCCAGGAGCGCCGTGCGGTCGACGATCGTCTTTGGTGTCCGGGCGACGAGTGCGTCCGGGAGATGCGCTTGCCTTTCCCGCTGGGGCAGCCCGGCCAGCAACACGCGTCCCATCGAGGTGCACCAAGCCGGGAGGCGCGATCCGACCGTCAGATCGAGGGCGACGATCCGTCTGGCTTCCGAACGGGCGAGATAAACAATGTCTTGTTCGACCAGCGCCGCCAGGGAGAAGCTCTCGCCGAACGTCTTGCTTAGCCGGTCGAGGATGGGCTGCGCCAGGCGTGGAAGCGGTCTCGACGCAAGGGGTGCCGCGAGCGTCAGGACCTTCGGTGTCAGCCTGAAGCTGCGCTCGTCTTCGATCAGGAAGCCCTTGGCCGCGAGCGTCAACAGCGAGCGACGGGCACTGGCGCGGGTAGTGCCGGTCCGACGGGCCGCCTCCGCAAGGGTGATGCCGTTCGGGCTCTCCGCACAGGCCAGCAGCACGTCGAGGCCACGCGCAAGCGCATCCACAAAGTCGCGGTTCTTACCGTCTTCCGGCTTATCCATCCTCCGGGATGCTTACACGGGCCGGGGGGCTTGCCAAGCAAGTGCCCCGGCCGGCCCGTCAGCGGCAACCGATCCCGATCAGACCAGCACCATTCCTCCATCGAACATCAGGATCTGGCCGGTCATGTAGTCCGATGCGCCCGACGCCAGGAATGCCGCCATACCGACAAGGTCGTCGGGCATCGCCGGCCGTCCCATCAGGATGCCGCTCGAAAACGAGTCCATGAACTCGCCCTTCTGCTTGATCACGCCCTTGCCGATCATGTCGGCTTCGAGCTTGTCCCAGAGCGGCGTCTTGACGACGCCCGGGGCGAAGCCGTTCACGGTGATGTTGTGTTTCGCCAGCTCTCTGGCTCCGGCCTGCGTCAGGGAAATCACCGCGGCCTTGCTCGCGCAGTAGGGCGCGAATTCCGGATAACCCTGCCGGCCGGCGATGGAGGCGGTATTGATGATCTTGCCGCCTCGGCCTTGCCGGATCATCTGCTCGCCCGCCACCTGCATGCCGATCAGGACGCTCAGCGCGTTGACGCGCATGATCGCCTCGAAATTTTCGGTGTCGATCTCGAAGAACGGAACGGGCTTGTTCATGCCGGCATTGTTGAAAAGAACGTCGATGCCGCCGAACCGCTCGACTGCCAGCCGGATCAGCCGTTCGAACTGAGCGCGGTCGGAGACGTCGGTCGTGACCGCCAGGGCCTCGCGGCCGTCCTCGCGCAACTCGGCTGCCAGGGATTCCGCACGGGCCTCGTCGAGATCGGCGATCACGACACGCGCGCCGCCTTGGGACAGGGATCGGGCGAAGGCGGCGCCGATACCCTGCGCGCCGCCGGTGATGATAATGACGCGCGGGTCCGCCGGCCTGGTTTCGAGAGTTGCCATGATGCCCTCTGTCACGCGTTGACCATGGTGATCTTGATGCAGTCCGCCGGGTGCTGTCCGATCCGGAGTGCTTCCAGCCCCTGTTCCAGCGGGAAGGTGTGGGTGCGGATCGGGGACAGGTCGATCCCGGTCCGGTCCAGGAACCTGATCGCCGCAGGCCAGACGCCGGGCGAGCCGATGCAGCCGCGAACGGTCAGGTTGCGCATCTGGATGTTGCCGAGATGGCTGGCGACCTTCCGGCCGATATTGATGCCGACCATGGCGACGCGTCCCTCTTCACGCGTCATGTCAAAGACCGCGCCGAGCGAGGAATCGTGTCCGGAAGCCTCGATGACCAGATCGGCGCCGGAGCCGCCGGTGGCGTCCAGGATCGCCTTTACCGGGTCGCCGGCGGTGGGATCCACGGCCATGGCTGCGCCAAGCCGGGTCGCGACCTCGCGACGGTGGGCGAGCGGGTCGATCACGATGGTCCGCGCGCCGCTGCCGATGGCCGCCGCAGCCGCCATCAGCCCGATCGTGCCGCCGCCGGAAACGACGACGGTTTCGCTGGCATTGGTGCCGCCGGAGCGCTGGATCGCATAGTAGCCGCAGGTGAACGGCTCGATGAACGACGCGGTCAGGTCGTCGACGGTGTCCGGCAGCTTATGGAGCCATTCGGGACGGACGGTGAAGAACTGCCGGTAGGCGCCATTCAGCGAGAAGCCGAAATGATGCACCCGATCCGGCAGCCGCACCACGCATTCGCCGACCACGCGGTCGCCGGCGGCAAAGCCGGATATCGAGCGGCCGACCGCGGCGACGCGGCCCGACCACTCATGTCCCGGCACGACCGGATACGAGATGGGAATGATGTAACGGCCCCCGAGAAGTTCGTAGTCGGAATGGCAGATACCGACAGCGGCCATCTCGATCAGGATCTCGTCTGCGGCCATTTCGGGCTGCGGTACGTCTTGCAGAACCGGACGCTCGGGCGCTTCAAAGGATAGGGCTTTCATGGCAACGTTCCTCGTTATTTAATTAGGTTCTTTATTTGGTCGGTGGTCAGGCAACGACCTCGAGAGCGCCGGTCCGGCATGATGTCACGATCGATTCCAGCAGCGAGATGTTGTCGATCATCTGCTCGCCGGTGATCGGGTAAGGGGCTTCGCCCCGGACTGCCCTGGCGAAGGCTTCGAGATTGGCCAGCACCGGCTCCGCCTTGCCGACGTCCTCGGTGCGGATCGGAGCACCCGTGCTGCCGGTGGTCACGATCCATCCGTCCGGTGATTCGACATGCGCGCGGTCGCGGACGTCGATCCAGCCCTTGCTTCCAAACACGGCGAAACGCGACACGAACGGGGTCGCCAGCGTCGCCGAGACATAGGCGGTGGCGCCGGCCCGGAACCGGATATAGGCGCTCATCGTGTCTCCGGACGGAAGCTCGGAGACGAGGTTCTTCGAGGTTGCCAGTACGCTTTCGGCGGGCCCGAGCAGAAGTACCGCGAGGTCGGTCAGGTGGATGCCGGTCGCCGTCATGCCGCCTGCCGGCGCCTGATCGGTATGCAGCCGCCAGTTCGAGGCGTCGAGGCTCAGGAACTTGTCGTGACTGAAGTTGGCCTCGATCTGCAGCAGCGTTCCTAATTCACCGGACGCCGCCGCCGCCAGGATGGCCGCGATCGGCGGCTCGAAACGGCGTTCGTGCCCCATTCCCAGCACCAGACCGGCGTCGCGGCAGAGCTGGACCGAGGCGGCGGCGCCGGCGCGGGTGAGTGCCAGCGGCTTTTCACAGAAGACGTGCTTGCCGGCGGCGACGCAGGCGGCGATCTGGTGTTCGTGCAGGCTATGCGGTGTCGCCAGGATCACCGCCTCGGTGTCCGGGCCCAGCAGGTCGGCAAGATCGGAATAAACGTCGATGCCGGTTCCTGCCAATGCATCGCGCGCTGCCGTCGTTTCCGGATCGGCCACCGCGACAAGCCGCAGTGCCTGCGATCGTGCGCGGATGAGATCCGTCATCTTTTTGCCCCACCAGCCGAAGCCTGCGAGCGCTACGTTGACTGGTTGCATATGCGACCTCCTTCTTGACGATGGCTGGGCCATCCGGTGCAGTTTTAGGCGTGACCCGATGCATGATGCCGGACGTCTGCGGGCCGGGAATGCAGGCGGTCGAACCCCTTCTGGATCGCGGCGAGAGCGGCGCGATCCGTCTTGCGCCGGGTCAGGGCGTCATGAATCTCGGCGCCGACGATCGCCTCGATCGCGGTGTAGTTCGGGATCGCGGGCCGCGCCCAGGCATCCAGCATGTTCTTGCCGGCCGCCTTCTCGACGAAGCTGACAATGGAGGACGACCGCATCACTTCCGGGTCGGAAACCACGCTGAACCGGGGCAGAAACGGGAAGCCGTTCTTGACATGGCTCCTGACCGAATCCGGCGTCATCATCCAGGCCATCGCTTCGACGGCGGCACGAAGTTGGTCCTCGGGCAGGTTGACCGGAATGGTCAGCACAAACCCGCCGAGTGGCGCCGTGCTTCGTCCGTGCGGGCCAGCCGGATGGGTGAGATAGGTGACGCGCCGCTTGACCCGCGAGCGCGTGTCGTACTCGAACCGCGCGCACCGCATGCTCCAGCAATAGATCATGGCGGCATCGCCACGCAGGAAGATGTCGAAGCTCGATTCCCAGTCCAGCGCGGTGACATCCGGCGGCGAAATCTCGACCAGCCGGTGCATGTAGTCGAGCACGCGAAGCCCCGCCTCGACCGGAAGCTGCGGCACCGCGTCCGGCTCGGATGCCTGGCTGCGCGGAACCAGATGTTCACCGCAATCGGACAACAGGAACAGAAACGTCGAGGCGATCGGCATTCCGCGCGCCGCGTTCCAGACGATCCCGTAGCGGCCATGGTTCGGCGCATGCAGGGCGCGGCCGACCTCGATCACCTGGTCGAAGCTGGCCGGCGCCGACAGGCCTGCATCCTGCAGCAGGTCGCGGCGCACCGCGAGGGTCTCGATCGTGCAGTACACGGGTATGCCGTACTGCCGGCCGCGATACTGACCCGCCGCCCAGAAGCTGTCGTGGAAATTATCACGGTTGAGACGAAGCGATGCGAGCTCGTCGTCGATCGGACGGATCAGCCCCTTGCTGGCGAATTCACCGACCCAGGGAATGTTCAGCGCGGTCAGGTGATAGCGCGAGACCCGCTGCTGCGCATTCTCCAGCGTAAGCTTGTAGAGCTGCGGCAGGCGCGCCAGCTCGATATCCTGTCGCGAGCCGAAATCGTTCCTGA
Proteins encoded:
- a CDS encoding IclR family transcriptional regulator domain-containing protein; this encodes MDKPEDGKNRDFVDALARGLDVLLACAESPNGITLAEAARRTGTTRASARRSLLTLAAKGFLIEDERSFRLTPKVLTLAAPLASRPLPRLAQPILDRLSKTFGESFSLAALVEQDIVYLARSEARRIVALDLTVGSRLPAWCTSMGRVLLAGLPQRERQAHLPDALVARTPKTIVDRTALLDLLHCVERDGYCLLDEELEQGLRSLAVPVRRPDGSVAASLNVSTQTIRTSRDTLIEKLLPALHAAADLISPATMRGAV
- a CDS encoding glucose 1-dehydrogenase, encoding MATLETRPADPRVIIITGGAQGIGAAFARSLSQGGARVVIADLDEARAESLAAELREDGREALAVTTDVSDRAQFERLIRLAVERFGGIDVLFNNAGMNKPVPFFEIDTENFEAIMRVNALSVLIGMQVAGEQMIRQGRGGKIINTASIAGRQGYPEFAPYCASKAAVISLTQAGARELAKHNITVNGFAPGVVKTPLWDKLEADMIGKGVIKQKGEFMDSFSSGILMGRPAMPDDLVGMAAFLASGASDYMTGQILMFDGGMVLV
- a CDS encoding zinc-dependent alcohol dehydrogenase, which gives rise to MKALSFEAPERPVLQDVPQPEMAADEILIEMAAVGICHSDYELLGGRYIIPISYPVVPGHEWSGRVAAVGRSISGFAAGDRVVGECVVRLPDRVHHFGFSLNGAYRQFFTVRPEWLHKLPDTVDDLTASFIEPFTCGYYAIQRSGGTNASETVVVSGGGTIGLMAAAAAIGSGARTIVIDPLAHRREVATRLGAAMAVDPTAGDPVKAILDATGGSGADLVIEASGHDSSLGAVFDMTREEGRVAMVGINIGRKVASHLGNIQMRNLTVRGCIGSPGVWPAAIRFLDRTGIDLSPIRTHTFPLEQGLEALRIGQHPADCIKITMVNA
- a CDS encoding Gfo/Idh/MocA family protein, which codes for MQPVNVALAGFGWWGKKMTDLIRARSQALRLVAVADPETTAARDALAGTGIDVYSDLADLLGPDTEAVILATPHSLHEHQIAACVAAGKHVFCEKPLALTRAGAAASVQLCRDAGLVLGMGHERRFEPPIAAILAAAASGELGTLLQIEANFSHDKFLSLDASNWRLHTDQAPAGGMTATGIHLTDLAVLLLGPAESVLATSKNLVSELPSGDTMSAYIRFRAGATAYVSATLATPFVSRFAVFGSKGWIDVRDRAHVESPDGWIVTTGSTGAPIRTEDVGKAEPVLANLEAFARAVRGEAPYPITGEQMIDNISLLESIVTSCRTGALEVVA
- a CDS encoding extracellular solute-binding protein, producing MNDLERLRLLDVLEQLRGPWRDLFPDSHGDPANLILQHLVRAEITGDVVTMSALAQAGYAPYTTAMRKLDELIAAGMIDRVSRGTTGKSFTLHPSAKLVARFDDYLLKVKAILAATLGRRADGEEPDNYYFGAPSASPVQRPASLAPTHGSNRSDMRFLLADDNYFIAMQNLWGDFRNDFGSRQDIELARLPQLYKLTLENAQQRVSRYHLTALNIPWVGEFASKGLIRPIDDELASLRLNRDNFHDSFWAAGQYRGRQYGIPVYCTIETLAVRRDLLQDAGLSAPASFDQVIEVGRALHAPNHGRYGIVWNAARGMPIASTFLFLLSDCGEHLVPRSQASEPDAVPQLPVEAGLRVLDYMHRLVEISPPDVTALDWESSFDIFLRGDAAMIYCWSMRCARFEYDTRSRVKRRVTYLTHPAGPHGRSTAPLGGFVLTIPVNLPEDQLRAAVEAMAWMMTPDSVRSHVKNGFPFLPRFSVVSDPEVMRSSSIVSFVEKAAGKNMLDAWARPAIPNYTAIEAIVGAEIHDALTRRKTDRAALAAIQKGFDRLHSRPADVRHHASGHA